The window TGCACTTGCAACAACAGGAGGGGACAGATTGTATAGTGAAGAGCACACAGAAGGAGAAGATGGAGTTTGTAGTGGGTGCTTCGGAAGCCACCATGAAGTCTCTCCTAGGCAAGTTGGGCAGCCTCCTTGCCCAAGAGTACTCTCTGATCCGTGGCGTCCGCGGCGACATCCAATACATCAATGATGAGCTCGCCACCATGCAGGCCTTTCTTGGCGACCTTGGTTCTGCCCTGGACAACCACGATCGCCGGCTCAGGAGCTGGATGAAGCAGATCCGTGACATGGCATACGACATGGAAGACTGCGTCGGTGACTTAGCTCAACGCCTCCCACAGGACTCTCTCAACGATGCAAAATGCTCCTTCATCGTGACGATAGTCTATGAGCTGTGCACGATACGGCCTCGTCGCCACATTGCTTCCAAGATTGCTGAGCTCAAGGTCCGGGCACAACACATTGCTGAGCGGCGCAGCAGATATGGAGTGGACAACCCAAGCCCAAGCTCTGCAGTTGGAGCCCCCCATGCTGTTACGCATGGCATTGCTGAGCATTTAATGGCGAGCCGTCAACTCATCCGCACGGAGAATCCCGTCGGAGTTAAGGTGGACATGAAGAATCTCGGGGATTGGCTAACCAAAGCCAAACATGATAAAGGCTCTCATCAAGCTGTAGCATCCTTGGTCGGATTCGGCAGCGTGGGAAAGACCACCATTGCCATGGCATTTTACCGAGATTTCAGGAATGAATTTGTCTGTCGGGCGTCAGTCACAGTGTCTCAGAACTTCGACGAAGATGAAGTCCTCAGAGATATTCTTGGGCAAATCAAGCCAACAGACAGTGAGATCAAGCcaaaggaggaggagcaggagggtaGCAACACAGGGAGGCTGGAGAAGAAAAACCTAGTGGCAGACATTAAAAACTCAGTGAAGCAAGTTGTGCCACTGCTCTTTGGTCACAGGCCTCAAAGCAATGATGGCAGCATACAGAGTAAGATAGAAACAATGAACCGTGACCAACTTATTGAAGAACTGAAAAGGCGTCTGCTTGGAAGGAGGTACCTCCAAACATTGCTTTGCTTTTTCTAAATTACTGGTAGTAACCATTGCAGACTGTCTATATATGCATCAAGTATATATGACCTTTCCCAAATTTCAATGAATCTTAAAACACTTGGATAAAGCTCAGACTACTCAATCTACCCTGTCCTCGATTCCTATATAACCATCCACACACCTAAAGACATGAAAAACCTATAACTGATACAAAATGTAAATGTAGGTAGAAATTTACAAAATATAATAGAACCAAGACTTGTAGTAAAACTCTGATAAAAGCATGTTGTTTAGCACGACAATTTTCATTCTTAAGTATGTACAATGGTAACTGAAAAATGGGAGTTTAAAAAAAATACAAAGTTATGTAACGTGTAGCCTTGCTAACTAAACGCAAAAGATTAAGAGTTAAGGTTGCAGGAGGAATATTTGTGCGACTTTCATAACTGAACTTCAACTTGTTACCAATAGCAAATTTAGTACCACTGCGTATATACAGGTCAAACTTGTTAGTTTGTGTTGAAATTTGAATACATATAGCATTACTCTTGGGCTTGAGAGGATTTTTGTTTTAGAAAAGGTCCAGTATCCGTTTAGCCCACCTGAATATTTTCATTAATGTCACAAAAACACGCAATTGGTTACAGCAAGAGGAGTTAAGCAAAAGCACGGCATAAGGGGGGAACATCTTAAAGCCTGAGCCACAATGTAATGGCCCACCGCCACACTCTTTTATCCTGTTCTCTTATGTAATAATTGACCTCACCAAAAAGGCTTGGCATGTTTTTCCCTATCTTTAGCATTTTAATACATGGATGTCTAGACTGTTACAGCAACGAGGTACAGCACAGATTAAAATATCTAGATAAATTATCATCTTCGGTTTTGACAAAGTAAATATGTGAAGAACTGTGTATTGTATCAATAAAGCAGAAATAAACATCAAATGGGACACAGATCTAGGTGGTCACGACATTGGTGTAACAAAAAAGTTCTCACCTGTATGAACTTAAATTAGCTAGCACGTTTCTTCTCACTTGTATTTTGTTTCGTTTTTTCGCAGGTATCTCCTTTTGATTGATGATATATGGTCTGTAGAAACATGGGAGACCATTAGAAACTGGTTGCCAAATGTTAATGCAACAGATGGTAGAGTAATAGTAACTACAAGATTTCAAGCTGTTGGTGCGGCGTGCTCAGGAAGAGATGGTACTGATTATCTGCATACAGTTAATGTTCTAAGTGAAGCCGAATCCAAAAGTCTATTTCATCAGAGTGCTTCTGAATCCCAAAGCAACGAAGAAAGCGAAAGAAAGGATACAAGATCTCAAGCTGTTGGTACTGAGTCCTCCGAAGAAGATGGTAATGCCGGTGGCAGAGATCTGCTTAATGGTCATGTTTCTGATGCACAAAGCAGCAAAGAAAGCGAAAGAAAGGATACAAGATCTCAAGCTGTTGGTACTGAGTCATCCAAAGGAGATGGAACTGATCATGAACATTCAGCTGATGTTCCTAGTGATGCCGATGCCAAAGGTCTGCTTAATGATCATGTTTCTGATCCAGAAAGTAGCAAAGGAAAGGAGAACCCAGGGGGCCATGAGGAGATATGGAAATATTGTGGGGGGCTGCCTTTGGCCATAGTCACCATGGCTGGTCTTGTGACCTGCAACCCAACAAAAAACAATGATCACTGGAGTAAAGTTTGCAAGTCATTATTTCTGGAGCAGGTGGCTCCCCTTACATTGGAGGGGGTCACAAGGATACTTGATTATTGCTACAATGATTTGCCAGCAGATCTCAAGACCTGCTCATTGTACTTGAGCATATTCCCCAAGGGCTCGAAAATTAGTAGGAAGCGTCTGACCAGGCGATGGATATCTGAATGTTTCGTCACTGAGAAGCAAGGGCTGAGTGCCGAGGAAGTCGCCGAAACATACTTCAATCATCTTGTAAGAAGGAAGATTATACGTCCTGTGGACCACAGCAGCAATGGGAAGGTCAAGTCCTTTAAAGTTCATGACATGATTTTGGAATATATTGTGTCCAAGTCAAGCGAGGAGAATTTTATTACTGTTGTTGGTGGCCATTGGCTAATGCCAACTCCTAGCAACAAAGTTCGTCGACTCTCCATGCAAAGCAGTGGTtccaagcatgagagttcaacaaaggGCATGAACTTGTCTCAAGTGCGGTCACTGACAGTGTTCGGAAGCCAGACCC is drawn from Triticum dicoccoides isolate Atlit2015 ecotype Zavitan chromosome 4A, WEW_v2.0, whole genome shotgun sequence and contains these coding sequences:
- the LOC119288382 gene encoding disease resistance protein Pik-2-like produces the protein MEFVVGASEATMKSLLGKLGSLLAQEYSLIRGVRGDIQYINDELATMQAFLGDLGSALDNHDRRLRSWMKQIRDMAYDMEDCVGDLAQRLPQDSLNDAKCSFIVTIVYELCTIRPRRHIASKIAELKVRAQHIAERRSRYGVDNPSPSSAVGAPHAVTHGIAEHLMASRQLIRTENPVGVKVDMKNLGDWLTKAKHDKGSHQAVASLVGFGSVGKTTIAMAFYRDFRNEFVCRASVTVSQNFDEDEVLRDILGQIKPTDSEIKPKEEEQEGSNTGRLEKKNLVADIKNSVKQVVPLLFGHRPQSNDGSIQSKIETMNRDQLIEELKRRLLGRRYLLLIDDIWSVETWETIRNWLPNVNATDGRVIVTTRFQAVGAACSGRDGTDYLHTVNVLSEAESKSLFHQSASESQSNEESERKDTRSQAVGTESSEEDGDGTDHEHSADVPSDADAKGLLNDHVSDPESSKGKENPGGHEEIWKYCGGLPLAIVTMAGLVTCNPTKNNDHWSKVCKSLFLEQVAPLTLEGVTRILDYCYNDLPADLKTCSLYLSIFPKGSKISRKRLTRRWISECFVTEKQGLSAEEVAETYFNHLVRRKIIRPVDHSSNGKVKSFKVHDMILEYIVSKSSEENFITVVGGHWLMPTPSNKVRRLSMQSSGSKHESSTKGMNLSQVRSLTVFGSQTRRLPFHSFNNGIIQVLDLEGWKGLTDKHLNGICKMLVLKYLSLRRTEVSEIPSKIEKLQYLETLDIRETNVQVMPKAFGHLKRLRSMLGGSKNPRKALKLPDLENKEPMKALRILSGIEIDEDSSAVASLHQLTGLRKLAIYKLNKRDGSQTFTQLRSAIEYLCSCGLQTLVINAESSDFINSLDTMSAPPRYIIGLELSGKMERPPQWIKELNNLYNLTLSVTVLRTDTFKLIQDLPKLFTLTFTLSAAKDDRDIVDILEENKQLTDREIIIPPGGFKSLKLLRFFATMVPRLSFAVTGKEVMPALERIDMRFEAFEGIYGIETLKSLQEVHLSVGNQADEITKFLVQDLKDTPKYLDEKYANKWPKIITE